One part of the candidate division TA06 bacterium B3_TA06 genome encodes these proteins:
- a CDS encoding endonuclease produces MSPTTTPASGKDPFKLHPFDLGRAYEKLFERWGPQGWWPADTQTEIIAGALLAQATNWKNVAQAVANLKSRRLLEDSSDSLHALLELPLPELAEAIRPSGYFRQKSKRLHRLMGFLADNLGSPPWKIPGSQVMLWRERLLELNGLGPETVDSILLYGFDLPCFVVDAYTRRLLLRHGMITDQTSYEEIRFMFEDALPRRSEIYNEYHALIVRLGKEHCRRSARCTDCPLFA; encoded by the coding sequence ATGTCGCCTACCACTACGCCCGCTTCGGGAAAGGATCCTTTCAAACTTCATCCTTTTGATCTTGGCAGGGCCTACGAGAAGCTTTTTGAACGTTGGGGACCTCAAGGTTGGTGGCCTGCTGATACTCAAACCGAGATCATAGCCGGTGCGCTTTTGGCACAGGCAACCAACTGGAAGAACGTCGCTCAGGCTGTAGCCAACCTCAAATCCCGAAGGCTTCTTGAAGATTCTTCAGACTCACTTCATGCCCTTCTCGAACTACCACTTCCTGAACTTGCAGAGGCGATTCGACCATCAGGCTACTTTAGGCAGAAATCCAAACGTCTGCATCGTCTCATGGGGTTCCTTGCAGATAATCTAGGTTCACCGCCCTGGAAGATACCTGGGTCTCAGGTCATGCTCTGGCGTGAAAGGCTGCTTGAGCTGAATGGTCTGGGACCTGAGACCGTGGATTCCATCCTTCTTTACGGCTTTGATCTTCCTTGCTTCGTAGTGGACGCCTACACACGCAGACTGCTTTTGCGCCACGGTATGATCACCGATCAAACTTCCTACGAAGAGATCCGCTTTATGTTCGAGGACGCGCTTCCTCGAAGGAGTGAAATCTACAATGAGTACCACGCGCTCATCGTTCGGTTGGGCAAGGAGCATTGCCGCCGCAGTGCTCGCTGTACTGATTGCCCCCTCTTTGCTTGA
- the cdd gene encoding cytidine deaminase, with protein MLPDSQTGSNPQVQSAGKSLLPEQVVENLKQTARDASANSYSPYSNFPVGAAVLAESGRIYSGTNVENASYGLTICAERVAVAAAVTAGERSIAAIAIYTSTEEPSVPCGACLAVISEFADGIPILLFTEDKQCWYSLNQLLPERFKLKPKET; from the coding sequence ATGTTGCCGGACTCACAAACCGGTAGTAACCCCCAAGTCCAATCGGCGGGGAAATCGTTGCTTCCTGAGCAGGTAGTTGAGAACCTCAAGCAAACAGCAAGGGACGCGTCAGCGAACTCCTACTCCCCCTACTCCAACTTTCCCGTGGGAGCAGCGGTTTTAGCAGAAAGCGGTCGCATCTATTCCGGCACCAACGTGGAGAACGCATCCTACGGGCTTACCATATGTGCCGAGCGTGTTGCTGTAGCTGCGGCAGTTACCGCAGGTGAGAGGAGTATCGCTGCAATCGCTATCTATACTTCTACAGAAGAGCCTTCCGTTCCCTGCGGGGCGTGCCTTGCGGTGATATCTGAATTTGCGGATGGCATACCGATCCTTTTATTCACTGAAGACAAACAGTGCTGGTATTCACTTAACCAGCTGCTGCCAGAAAGATTTAAACTAAAGCCAAAGGAGACATGA
- a CDS encoding malate dehydrogenase yields the protein MIMEQKNVDELLAKAEKPSKDAMKMHPFYQGKVQVMAKCCVRNMDDFAIWYTPGVAKPCLDIRDHPEKVFEHTNKGNMVAVVSDGTRVLGLGDIGPEAGLPVMEGKGLLFKYLGGVDAFPICLDTKDPDKIIETVLLLQPSFGGINLEDISQPKCFDVLDELRKRARIPVWHDDQQGTAAIIYAGLINAVKLVGKKIADIKLVFLGAGAANIRAAHVCITGGFNPENMILVDSKGIIHKERTELAEKYKQKWELAQITNREQVKGGIADAMRGADAVVGASKPGPGVILPEWIKAMAADPIVFPCANPVPEIWPWEAKEAGARVVATGRSDFPNQVNNSLGFPGIFRGTLDVRARTITDGMCIAAAKELAKVAEDKGLTEDYIIPSMDEWEVFPREAAAVGMQAVEEGVALRADVTREQLLKEAEETIRNARSSVQLLMKEGYIPEYKEE from the coding sequence ATGATAATGGAGCAAAAGAACGTCGACGAACTCCTTGCTAAGGCCGAGAAGCCGAGCAAGGACGCGATGAAGATGCACCCATTCTATCAGGGCAAGGTGCAGGTGATGGCCAAGTGCTGCGTGCGTAACATGGACGACTTCGCCATCTGGTATACGCCTGGCGTGGCCAAGCCGTGTCTGGATATCCGCGACCACCCGGAAAAGGTGTTTGAACACACCAACAAGGGGAACATGGTGGCGGTGGTCTCGGACGGCACGCGGGTGCTTGGTCTGGGTGACATCGGCCCCGAGGCCGGGCTGCCGGTGATGGAGGGTAAAGGACTTCTCTTCAAATACCTGGGCGGTGTTGATGCCTTCCCCATCTGTCTTGATACCAAGGACCCGGACAAGATCATCGAGACGGTGCTCCTTCTTCAGCCATCATTCGGCGGCATCAACCTGGAGGATATCTCTCAGCCCAAGTGTTTCGACGTTCTGGATGAGCTCAGAAAGCGCGCCCGCATCCCTGTGTGGCACGACGACCAGCAGGGCACGGCTGCGATAATCTACGCCGGACTCATCAACGCCGTTAAGCTGGTGGGCAAGAAGATTGCCGATATTAAGCTGGTCTTCCTGGGAGCCGGTGCCGCGAACATCCGTGCCGCTCACGTGTGCATCACCGGTGGTTTCAACCCGGAGAATATGATCCTGGTGGATTCCAAGGGCATTATCCATAAGGAACGCACCGAGCTTGCAGAGAAGTACAAACAGAAGTGGGAGCTTGCTCAGATCACCAACCGCGAGCAAGTCAAGGGGGGTATTGCAGATGCCATGCGCGGCGCCGATGCGGTGGTTGGTGCATCCAAGCCCGGTCCCGGCGTCATATTGCCAGAGTGGATCAAGGCCATGGCCGCAGACCCGATCGTATTTCCCTGTGCCAACCCGGTGCCTGAGATCTGGCCCTGGGAGGCCAAGGAGGCGGGTGCTCGAGTGGTCGCAACCGGACGTTCCGATTTCCCAAATCAGGTCAACAACTCGCTTGGCTTCCCCGGCATCTTCCGCGGAACCCTTGACGTGCGCGCCAGAACCATCACCGATGGCATGTGCATCGCCGCAGCCAAGGAGCTTGCAAAGGTCGCCGAGGACAAAGGTCTTACGGAGGACTACATCATCCCCTCCATGGACGAGTGGGAGGTCTTCCCGCGCGAGGCCGCAGCCGTCGGTATGCAGGCCGTCGAGGAAGGGGTGGCGCTTCGCGCAGACGTCACCCGTGAGCAGTTGCTCAAAGAGGCGGAGGAGACGATCCGCAACGCACGCTCCTCTGTCCAACTTCTCATGAAGGAAGGTTATATACCTGAGTATAAAGAGGAATAG